Proteins encoded in a region of the Mycobacterium branderi genome:
- a CDS encoding SDR family oxidoreductase — protein MTSTVLVTGGTGTLGRVVVDHLLTADATVRVLSRGRRPRRADVEHVTGDLQTGAGLEAAVSGVDTIVQCAEHVHHLVAAAQRAGSPHLVYTSIVGVDRVPFGFYRRKVADEQLIATSGLPWTVLRATQFHDLIAVLLRLLAKSPVLTLPAGWSFQPVDVREVGERLARLALGEPVGRAPDFGGPQVRSVADLARSYLAIVGKRRPIVPVWLPGKVFRAYRAGGHLAPDHAAGTVTFEQYLTEQLAAGHLPYADALRAYLPRPPWPRRH, from the coding sequence ATGACGAGCACTGTCCTGGTCACCGGCGGCACCGGCACCCTGGGCCGCGTCGTGGTCGACCACCTCCTGACCGCCGACGCGACTGTCCGCGTCCTCAGCCGTGGGCGGCGGCCTCGCCGTGCCGACGTCGAACACGTCACCGGCGACCTGCAGACCGGCGCCGGGCTCGAGGCAGCGGTGTCCGGCGTCGACACGATCGTGCAATGCGCCGAGCACGTGCATCACCTGGTCGCGGCCGCCCAGCGAGCCGGTTCACCGCATCTGGTGTACACGTCCATCGTCGGCGTCGACCGCGTCCCGTTCGGGTTCTACCGCCGAAAGGTGGCCGACGAACAGTTGATCGCCACATCGGGTCTGCCGTGGACGGTGTTGCGGGCAACGCAGTTTCACGACTTGATCGCGGTGCTGCTGCGCCTGCTGGCCAAGTCGCCTGTCCTGACGCTGCCCGCCGGGTGGAGCTTCCAGCCGGTCGACGTGCGTGAGGTCGGCGAGCGGCTCGCCCGGCTCGCACTCGGCGAACCCGTCGGCAGGGCACCGGATTTCGGTGGGCCACAAGTACGCTCGGTTGCAGATCTCGCCCGAAGCTACCTTGCCATCGTCGGCAAGCGACGACCGATCGTACCGGTGTGGCTGCCCGGCAAGGTATTCCGGGCGTACCGCGCCGGCGGTCACCTGGCCCCCGACCATGCGGCGGGCACCGTCACCTTCGAGCAATATCTGACCGAGCAACTCGCCGCCGGCCACCTCCCGTACGCCGACGCTCTTCGCGCATACCTGCCCCGGCCGCCCTGGCCTCGACGACACTGA
- a CDS encoding methyltransferase, with protein sequence MTTTMVPPPGVARIVEWIRHYLCRIHQQLMPAPAAMLEMIIAGWTSQAITVAAQLGVADALADGPLPIAELAARVGADADALERLLRALISRGIFRHRRGGRYELNSLARTLRSDAPVSMAWAARFYGSAEQRQRWTLLADSVRTGQAVVPALHGTGSFDYFAGHPEHAELFNRTMTSISQLTDAAVATGYDWGRYPTIVDVGGGQGPLLAAILHAAPASRGVLYDLPNVVDAASNLLCQRKIADRVRVVTGSFFDAVPGGGDAYVLKNIVHDWPDQQAVQILRNVRAAAGSQATVLLVELVIPDHDRDFPGKWADLEMLLNLAGRERTAAQYRELLSQAGFRMTRVVRTASPLSVVEARAAGAGMREERRRTGGGRRRVARSDIARR encoded by the coding sequence GTGACCACCACCATGGTGCCGCCGCCCGGGGTGGCCCGCATCGTCGAGTGGATTCGCCACTACCTCTGCCGAATCCACCAACAACTGATGCCCGCGCCGGCGGCGATGCTGGAGATGATCATCGCGGGGTGGACGTCGCAGGCGATCACGGTGGCCGCCCAACTCGGCGTCGCCGACGCCCTTGCCGACGGGCCGCTGCCGATCGCCGAGTTGGCGGCCCGGGTGGGTGCCGACGCCGACGCATTGGAGCGCCTACTGCGGGCATTGATCAGCCGGGGCATCTTCCGTCATCGCCGCGGCGGCCGTTACGAGCTGAATTCCCTTGCCAGGACGCTGCGTTCGGACGCTCCGGTGTCGATGGCGTGGGCAGCACGGTTCTATGGGTCTGCCGAACAGCGGCAGCGCTGGACCCTGCTGGCGGATTCGGTGCGAACCGGTCAGGCCGTCGTCCCGGCGCTGCACGGCACCGGCAGCTTCGACTACTTCGCCGGCCATCCCGAACACGCCGAACTGTTCAACCGCACCATGACGAGCATCTCACAGCTGACCGACGCGGCGGTGGCAACCGGCTACGACTGGGGTCGCTACCCGACGATCGTCGATGTCGGCGGTGGGCAGGGCCCGCTGCTCGCGGCGATCTTACACGCGGCGCCTGCCTCTCGCGGCGTACTCTACGACCTGCCGAATGTGGTTGATGCGGCGTCGAACCTGTTGTGCCAGCGTAAAATTGCCGACCGTGTGCGCGTCGTGACCGGCTCGTTTTTCGACGCCGTTCCGGGCGGCGGTGACGCCTACGTCCTGAAGAACATTGTTCACGACTGGCCTGACCAGCAGGCGGTGCAGATCCTGCGCAACGTTCGCGCAGCAGCCGGCTCGCAGGCCACGGTGTTGCTGGTCGAACTGGTCATCCCGGACCACGACCGCGACTTTCCGGGAAAATGGGCGGACTTGGAGATGTTGCTGAATCTCGCAGGCCGCGAGCGCACCGCCGCGCAGTACCGAGAACTGCTCAGCCAGGCCGGTTTCCGGATGACCCGGGTGGTGCGCACCGCCTCGCCGCTCAGTGTCGTCGAGGCCAGGGCGGCCGGGGCAGGTATGCGCGAAGAGCGTCGGCGTACGGGAGGTGGCCGGCGGCGAGTTGCTCGGTCAGATATTGCTCGAAGGTGA
- a CDS encoding FAD-dependent oxidoreductase, which produces MAAPFRVLVVGAGVGGISVARGLLRDGHDVTVFEQRPKLTTGGGAVTIWPNGATVLGQLSVDMAGAGQLLSTVRVLTSTGRPIANLDLTTIMDRLGAPVRMVPRRVLLERLLDGFPVDRVHCDVRVAGVVDTRDGVRVDFDDGTSAEGDVVIGADGLRSTIRRTLGAPHAKPTGWCSWQGLVSLPEVTDQRVALMMIGAHGNLGLWPAGGFAVQWWFDLPWSPDVVRPDRPIELIRSQFTGWSDSVDRVLAVLTDDDLACSPFPHFRHPIPRAGRGAVTLLGDAAHTMPPTLAQGTNQALLDTMVLRKALREFHHAPNALRWYENTRRRKVKAVSWVTTQQVSRSESMLRPAALISDRFMTWALATFLRSVSHHRMSAAISRELEAGALAAGLRW; this is translated from the coding sequence ATGGCTGCGCCGTTTCGGGTGCTGGTGGTCGGCGCCGGCGTGGGCGGGATCTCTGTCGCCCGCGGATTGTTGCGCGACGGCCACGACGTCACCGTGTTCGAACAGCGGCCGAAGCTGACGACGGGCGGCGGCGCGGTGACGATATGGCCCAATGGCGCAACGGTTCTCGGGCAGCTGAGCGTCGACATGGCAGGCGCCGGTCAACTGCTGTCCACCGTGCGGGTGCTGACCTCGACGGGCCGCCCGATCGCCAACCTCGACCTGACGACGATCATGGATCGGCTTGGCGCACCCGTTCGGATGGTTCCGCGCCGGGTGTTGCTTGAACGGCTGCTGGACGGCTTTCCGGTGGATCGCGTTCACTGCGACGTCCGGGTGGCCGGAGTGGTCGATACCCGAGATGGGGTACGGGTCGACTTTGACGACGGCACCTCGGCCGAGGGCGACGTGGTGATCGGTGCGGACGGCCTGCGCTCGACGATCCGACGTACGCTCGGCGCGCCACACGCGAAGCCGACCGGCTGGTGCAGTTGGCAGGGCCTGGTCAGCCTTCCCGAGGTCACCGACCAACGCGTCGCGCTGATGATGATCGGTGCGCACGGCAACCTCGGTCTGTGGCCGGCCGGAGGCTTTGCCGTGCAGTGGTGGTTCGACCTGCCCTGGTCACCGGACGTCGTCCGGCCGGACCGCCCGATCGAGCTGATCCGGTCGCAGTTCACCGGATGGTCCGACTCGGTCGACCGGGTGCTGGCCGTATTGACCGACGACGACCTGGCTTGTTCGCCGTTCCCACACTTTCGCCACCCCATTCCGCGAGCGGGCCGCGGTGCGGTGACCTTGCTCGGCGACGCCGCGCACACGATGCCGCCCACGCTTGCGCAGGGCACCAATCAGGCGCTGCTCGACACGATGGTGCTGCGTAAGGCACTGCGCGAATTCCACCACGCCCCAAACGCACTGCGCTGGTACGAGAACACCAGGCGGCGCAAGGTCAAAGCCGTCTCGTGGGTCACCACGCAACAGGTATCGCGCAGCGAGTCGATGCTGCGACCGGCGGCACTCATCTCGGACCGCTTCATGACCTGGGCGCTGGCGACGTTTCTGCGCTCGGTCAGTCATCACCGGATGTCCGCCGCGATCAGCCGCGAGCTCGAGGCCGGCGCCTTGGCCGCGGGACTGCGGTGGTGA
- a CDS encoding sulfatase-like hydrolase/transferase, producing the protein MASINRRTVLTGAATAAGVAAAGFAGYEFLRKPVGGNKPNILVIVVDQMRAPQWFPEPQRLNTLLPNLGRLQRNSVSFESHYAASNMCTPSRGVMTTGLYSHQTGCLFTGEGPSESTLAPRFPTWGTMLREQGYRTWWWGKWHLGHSGDTTPEGLEEHGFSGGTYPSPNGSPNQGLHKDPGIVDQFSHWFDANAGNGPWCATVSLVNPHDICWWPKNPLPEDVPHWFDSAPVNFETPDDLRRRGKPQLQIDYVNFMSPLMTGALSYSGSDLARQWARCLDMYLWLQQQVDAQIGRVLDKLASRPDIDRNTVVVFTSDHGEYGGSHGLRGKGAAAYDEAIRVPLYVRDPHGHLTPKPGDTRTQLTSSVDLAPLLLTIGYGGNGWRAEPRYSYLAGRADLAAIASEPAAKGRPWIAHVTDDMSVEEMATLLKSPQIRAVFGGTDLPTNIPTSAPNHIVAVRTPDAKLSMYSYWKPGGMEIDTTRQIERELYDYSTPLGRQEVDNQAGRSGKEAALQALIDHQVLPEVRAPLPAFLNDAQQQGLADMRHLVALRGG; encoded by the coding sequence ATGGCCTCGATCAATCGACGCACGGTACTGACCGGTGCGGCAACGGCGGCAGGTGTCGCCGCAGCGGGATTCGCCGGATACGAATTCCTGCGCAAGCCCGTCGGCGGCAACAAGCCCAACATCTTGGTGATCGTCGTGGACCAGATGCGGGCACCGCAATGGTTTCCGGAGCCGCAGCGGCTCAACACCCTGCTGCCCAATCTCGGCCGTCTGCAACGTAACAGCGTGTCGTTCGAGTCGCACTACGCCGCGTCGAACATGTGCACGCCGTCGCGCGGCGTGATGACCACCGGGCTGTATTCGCATCAAACCGGATGCCTGTTCACCGGCGAGGGACCCAGCGAGTCGACGCTGGCGCCACGGTTCCCGACGTGGGGCACCATGCTGCGTGAGCAGGGCTACCGCACCTGGTGGTGGGGCAAGTGGCATCTGGGGCATTCGGGCGACACCACCCCCGAAGGCCTCGAGGAACACGGCTTTTCCGGCGGCACGTATCCGTCGCCGAACGGCTCACCCAACCAGGGACTGCACAAGGATCCCGGCATTGTCGACCAGTTCTCCCACTGGTTCGACGCCAACGCCGGCAACGGCCCATGGTGCGCCACCGTCTCGCTGGTCAACCCGCACGACATCTGCTGGTGGCCGAAAAACCCGCTGCCCGAGGATGTTCCGCATTGGTTCGACTCGGCACCGGTCAACTTCGAAACACCCGACGATCTGCGTCGGCGCGGAAAGCCGCAACTGCAGATCGACTACGTCAATTTCATGTCGCCGCTGATGACCGGCGCGCTGTCGTACTCCGGTTCAGACCTGGCGCGGCAGTGGGCGCGCTGCCTGGACATGTACCTGTGGCTGCAGCAGCAGGTCGACGCCCAAATCGGCAGGGTGCTCGACAAACTGGCGTCACGCCCCGACATCGACCGCAACACCGTCGTCGTCTTCACCTCCGATCACGGCGAGTACGGCGGCTCGCACGGCTTGCGCGGCAAAGGCGCAGCGGCCTACGACGAGGCGATTCGCGTACCGCTGTATGTTCGCGACCCGCACGGGCATCTGACGCCCAAACCGGGCGACACCCGCACCCAGCTGACCTCCAGCGTCGACCTGGCCCCGCTGCTGCTCACCATCGGCTACGGCGGCAACGGGTGGCGTGCCGAACCCCGGTACTCCTACCTGGCCGGCCGCGCGGACCTTGCCGCGATCGCGAGTGAACCGGCGGCCAAGGGGCGGCCGTGGATCGCGCACGTCACCGACGACATGTCGGTCGAGGAGATGGCCACCCTGCTGAAGTCGCCGCAAATCCGCGCGGTGTTCGGTGGGACCGACCTGCCGACCAACATTCCCACGTCAGCGCCGAATCACATTGTGGCCGTGCGGACCCCGGACGCCAAGCTGAGCATGTACTCGTACTGGAAGCCCGGCGGCATGGAAATCGACACGACCCGGCAGATCGAGCGCGAACTTTACGACTACTCAACGCCGTTGGGCCGTCAAGAGGTCGACAACCAGGCCGGGCGCAGCGGCAAGGAAGCAGCGTTGCAGGCCCTCATCGACCACCAGGTGTTGCCCGAAGTGCGGGCGCCGCTGCCGGCCTTCCTCAACGACGCGCAACAGCAGGGCCTGGCCGACATGCGCCACCTCGTCGCGCTGCGCGGAGGCTGA
- a CDS encoding metallophosphoesterase family protein, with protein sequence MTGDAPAMSRRQLIRHTAWFGAAVGLAVVGGEVVSHLGDTASAEQTQTRPTVRFAQVSDSHIGFSGTANPNVAASFGQAIDRINQLGYAPDFVIHTGDLTHLATPDQFDQVKQMMAGLRTPHVFTVPGEHDSVDDAGQKYRNAFGAGTRGDGWYSFDIAGVHVIALVNTLNLNKLGHLGVDQLEFVQKDVAGLPSDTPIIVFSHIPLFAMYPDWGWATDDAAQALSHLRRFSSVTCLNGHVHQLFCKTEGNVTFYSATTTAYPLPHPGDGPAPKPLTLPAGKLHDALGIREVSYTTGQHALALKERTLQ encoded by the coding sequence ATGACCGGCGACGCGCCCGCGATGAGCCGCCGCCAGCTCATCCGGCACACGGCATGGTTCGGCGCGGCGGTCGGCCTGGCGGTGGTCGGCGGCGAGGTCGTCTCGCACCTCGGGGACACCGCATCAGCCGAGCAGACCCAGACCCGGCCGACTGTGCGCTTCGCCCAGGTCAGCGACAGCCACATCGGATTTTCCGGCACGGCCAACCCGAACGTCGCCGCCTCGTTCGGCCAGGCGATCGACCGGATCAACCAGCTCGGATACGCACCGGATTTCGTCATCCACACCGGCGACCTCACGCATCTGGCAACCCCGGACCAATTCGACCAGGTCAAGCAAATGATGGCCGGGCTGCGCACCCCGCATGTGTTCACCGTGCCCGGCGAACACGACTCGGTCGACGACGCCGGGCAGAAATACCGCAACGCCTTCGGCGCGGGCACCCGCGGCGACGGGTGGTACAGCTTCGACATCGCCGGGGTGCACGTGATCGCGCTGGTGAACACGCTGAACCTCAATAAGCTGGGCCACTTGGGCGTCGACCAGCTGGAGTTCGTCCAAAAGGACGTCGCGGGACTGCCCAGCGACACGCCGATCATCGTGTTCAGCCACATCCCGCTGTTCGCGATGTACCCGGACTGGGGCTGGGCCACCGACGACGCCGCGCAGGCGCTGAGCCATCTGCGGCGCTTCTCGTCGGTCACCTGCCTCAACGGGCATGTGCACCAACTGTTTTGCAAGACCGAGGGCAATGTGACGTTCTACAGCGCGACCACGACGGCCTATCCGCTGCCGCATCCCGGCGACGGGCCGGCGCCCAAGCCGCTGACCTTGCCGGCGGGCAAACTGCACGACGCGCTGGGCATCCGCGAGGTCAGCTACACCACCGGCCAGCATGCCCTTGCACTGAAAGAACGGACGCTGCAGTGA
- a CDS encoding cupredoxin domain-containing protein → MPRRHRRAGIALAGILLLAGCAHSRPDTHPSVTFGSGGTPGMSAMPSMPPTTETGPAAPVAGDAVAIDNFAFVPPTLTVAAGSTVTWTNRDEEPHTVAASDGSFRSPGMGSQATYTHTFSTAGTFDYICSIHPFMHGTVVVTQ, encoded by the coding sequence ATGCCCAGACGACATCGGCGCGCCGGAATTGCGCTGGCCGGGATTCTGCTGCTTGCGGGTTGCGCGCATTCACGACCCGACACCCATCCGTCGGTGACGTTCGGATCGGGCGGCACACCGGGCATGAGCGCCATGCCGTCGATGCCGCCGACGACGGAAACCGGACCGGCCGCGCCGGTGGCCGGCGACGCGGTCGCCATCGACAACTTCGCCTTCGTGCCGCCGACCCTGACCGTCGCCGCCGGCAGCACCGTCACCTGGACCAACCGCGACGAAGAACCCCACACCGTGGCCGCCAGCGACGGCTCGTTCCGCTCGCCCGGGATGGGCTCCCAAGCCACGTACACCCATACCTTCTCGACGGCAGGCACATTCGACTACATCTGCTCGATCCATCCGTTCATGCACGGCACCGTCGTGGTGACGCAATGA
- a CDS encoding QcrA and Rieske domain-containing protein, whose product MNAGKLRRYVDDLLRGRRPKPFRPDDFEAAQIRTAIDLQAARLGSDAPRQEFLADLRDRLAAQLDGAPPHPTPNTTRRQVIVGTSAAATAAVAAVSIDRAMRGGPTEVAEQLTPNAGRWMRVAASAEVPEGATRPFDLGSVSGFVRRVDGKVTAVSGVCTHQGCRLWFDASDDRLRCPCHSTSFAPTGQVLTHQLPIAPKPLPALMVREQSGVIEVFAPPPAGRAV is encoded by the coding sequence ATGAACGCGGGGAAGTTGCGCCGCTACGTCGACGACTTGCTGCGCGGCCGCCGGCCGAAGCCGTTCCGTCCGGACGACTTCGAGGCGGCGCAGATCCGGACCGCCATCGATCTGCAGGCGGCCCGGCTCGGCAGCGACGCACCCCGCCAGGAGTTCCTCGCCGACCTTCGCGACCGTCTGGCCGCACAGCTCGACGGTGCGCCCCCGCACCCGACGCCGAACACCACCCGCAGGCAGGTGATCGTCGGCACGTCGGCCGCCGCGACCGCTGCGGTGGCGGCCGTCTCGATCGATCGAGCCATGCGCGGCGGCCCGACCGAGGTTGCCGAACAGCTGACTCCCAATGCCGGCCGCTGGATGCGGGTGGCGGCCAGCGCGGAGGTGCCCGAAGGGGCTACGCGGCCCTTCGATCTCGGCTCGGTCAGCGGATTCGTCCGCCGGGTCGACGGCAAAGTGACAGCGGTATCGGGCGTGTGCACCCACCAGGGCTGCCGGCTCTGGTTCGACGCATCAGACGACCGGCTGCGTTGCCCGTGCCACTCGACGTCGTTTGCGCCCACCGGACAGGTGCTCACCCATCAGCTACCCATTGCACCAAAACCATTGCCCGCCTTGATGGTCCGTGAACAGAGCGGCGTCATCGAGGTGTTCGCCCCGCCGCCTGCCGGCCGAGCGGTGTAA
- a CDS encoding RNA polymerase sigma factor: MTAPGEPIDPAPLRVVSSGGYPDWEAVYQDNATWVYRTIFARVGNRADAEDLTAEVFLAALRPLRLTASVGEVRAYLRATARTVLAAHWRETMGREITSIDDIEQPPDSEEAISTAPQRVAEVLDTLPHHYRRILELRFLQGRSIKDSAVELGVSVANAKVLQHRALRLAAQVNEKGEP, encoded by the coding sequence GTGACGGCACCCGGCGAACCGATCGATCCGGCGCCCCTGCGCGTGGTTTCCAGCGGCGGCTACCCCGACTGGGAGGCCGTGTACCAGGACAACGCGACCTGGGTTTACCGGACGATCTTCGCGCGGGTCGGCAACCGCGCCGACGCCGAGGACCTCACTGCCGAAGTCTTCCTGGCGGCGCTGCGGCCGCTGCGACTGACGGCCAGCGTCGGCGAGGTGCGCGCCTATCTGCGCGCGACGGCACGAACGGTGCTCGCGGCGCATTGGCGCGAGACGATGGGACGTGAAATCACCTCGATCGACGACATCGAGCAGCCGCCCGACAGCGAGGAAGCGATCAGCACCGCTCCGCAACGCGTCGCCGAGGTCCTCGACACGCTGCCGCACCACTACCGGCGAATCCTGGAACTGCGGTTCCTGCAAGGCCGTTCGATCAAGGACTCCGCCGTCGAGCTCGGAGTCAGCGTCGCCAACGCCAAAGTGCTCCAGCATCGCGCGCTGCGGCTCGCGGCACAGGTCAACGAGAAGGGCGAGCCATGA
- a CDS encoding CoA-acylating methylmalonate-semialdehyde dehydrogenase — protein sequence MTAQIPHFLDGQRSAGQSGRTAEVFDPNTGQVQALVPMGSKADVDAAVASAAEAQKGWAAWNPQRRARVMMRFVELVNEHMDELAEMLSLEHGKTLADSRGDIQRGIEVIEFCIGIPHLLKGEYSEGAGPGIDVYSLRQPLGVVAGITPFNFPAMIPLWKAGPALACGNAFILKPSERDPSVPVRLAELFVEAGLPPGVFQVVHGDKEAVDAILTHPDIQAVGFVGSSDIAQYIYATAASTGKRAQCFGGAKNHMIVMPDADLDQAVDALIGAGYGSAGERCMAISVAVPVGEQTADRLRARLIERVNNLRVGHSLDPKADYGPLVTGAALNRVRDYIGQGVAAGAELVVDGRERASDDLSFSDANLQDGFFIGPTLFDRVTADMSIYTDEIFGPVLCMVRAHDYEEALRLPTEHEYGNGVAIFTRDGDTARDFTSRVQVGMVGVNVPIPVPVAYHTFGGWKRSGFGDLNQHGPAAIQFYTKVKTVTSRWPSGIKDGAEFVIPTMK from the coding sequence ATGACCGCACAGATTCCGCATTTCCTCGATGGGCAGCGCAGCGCCGGGCAGTCCGGGCGCACCGCCGAGGTGTTCGACCCCAATACCGGGCAGGTGCAGGCGCTGGTGCCCATGGGGAGCAAGGCCGACGTCGACGCCGCAGTGGCATCGGCCGCCGAGGCACAGAAGGGCTGGGCGGCGTGGAACCCGCAGCGCCGCGCCCGGGTGATGATGCGGTTCGTCGAGCTGGTCAACGAGCACATGGATGAGTTAGCCGAGATGCTCTCGCTCGAGCACGGCAAGACGCTGGCCGACTCCCGCGGTGACATTCAGCGCGGCATCGAGGTGATCGAGTTCTGCATCGGGATCCCGCACCTACTCAAGGGCGAATACAGCGAAGGCGCCGGCCCGGGCATCGACGTGTACTCGCTGCGCCAGCCGCTGGGCGTCGTCGCCGGGATCACCCCGTTCAACTTCCCCGCGATGATCCCGCTGTGGAAGGCCGGGCCCGCGCTGGCATGCGGAAATGCCTTCATTCTCAAGCCTTCTGAGCGCGACCCGTCGGTGCCGGTACGGCTGGCCGAGCTGTTCGTCGAGGCCGGCCTTCCCCCCGGGGTGTTCCAGGTGGTGCACGGCGACAAGGAAGCCGTCGACGCGATCCTCACCCACCCGGACATCCAAGCCGTCGGGTTTGTCGGCAGCTCCGACATCGCGCAGTACATCTACGCGACGGCGGCGAGTACCGGTAAGCGCGCGCAGTGCTTCGGCGGCGCCAAGAACCACATGATCGTGATGCCCGACGCCGACTTGGACCAGGCGGTGGACGCGCTGATCGGCGCCGGCTACGGCAGTGCGGGCGAGCGGTGCATGGCAATCAGCGTCGCCGTGCCAGTCGGCGAGCAGACCGCAGACCGGTTGCGCGCCAGGCTGATCGAGCGCGTCAACAATCTGCGGGTCGGCCACAGCCTCGACCCGAAGGCCGACTACGGCCCGTTGGTCACCGGTGCCGCACTGAACCGGGTGCGCGACTACATCGGCCAGGGCGTCGCCGCCGGCGCCGAGCTCGTCGTGGACGGGCGCGAGCGCGCCAGCGACGACCTGTCCTTTAGCGACGCGAACCTGCAGGACGGATTCTTCATCGGGCCCACGCTGTTCGACCGCGTCACCGCGGATATGTCGATCTACACCGACGAGATCTTCGGGCCGGTGTTGTGCATGGTTCGCGCGCACGACTACGAAGAGGCGCTGCGGCTGCCCACCGAGCACGAATACGGCAACGGCGTGGCGATTTTCACCCGCGACGGCGACACCGCCCGCGACTTCACCTCACGGGTGCAGGTCGGCATGGTCGGGGTCAACGTGCCGATCCCGGTCCCGGTGGCCTACCACACGTTCGGGGGGTGGAAGCGCTCCGGCTTCGGCGATCTCAACCAGCACGGGCCGGCGGCGATCCAGTTCTACACCAAGGTCAAGACCGTCACCTCACGCTGGCCGTCGGGCATCAAGGACGGTGCCGAATTCGTCATCCCGACCATGAAGTAG
- a CDS encoding acyl-CoA dehydrogenase family protein, with the protein MFTLSDDEREIAETAAAFAAKRLAPYALEWDASQHFPVDELREAAQLGMAAIYCRDDVGGSALRRLDGVRIFEQLAIADPTTAAFLSIHNMCAWMIDTFGTAEQRKSWVPRLASMDVIASYCLTEPGAGSDASALRTRAVRSGSDYVLDGVKQFISGAGASDVYVVMARTGSEGPRGISAFVVEKGSPGLSFGAHEQKMGWNAQPTAQVVLDGVRVPADAMLGGADGEGGGFSIAMNGLNGGRINIAACSLGGAQAAFDKAVSYVSQREAFGAVLLDEPTIRFTLADMATALETSRMLLWRAATALDQDADDKVELCAMAKRYVTDACFDVADKALQLHGGYGYLREYGLEKIVRDLRVHRILEGTNEIMRVVIGRAEAARARAGT; encoded by the coding sequence ATGTTCACCCTCAGCGACGACGAGCGAGAGATCGCCGAGACGGCGGCGGCGTTCGCCGCGAAGCGCCTGGCGCCCTACGCGTTGGAATGGGATGCGTCCCAACATTTCCCGGTCGACGAGCTGCGGGAGGCCGCGCAGCTCGGGATGGCGGCGATCTACTGCCGCGACGACGTCGGGGGCAGCGCATTGCGCCGGCTCGACGGGGTGCGCATCTTCGAGCAGCTCGCCATCGCCGACCCGACCACCGCGGCGTTCTTGTCCATCCACAACATGTGCGCGTGGATGATCGACACGTTCGGCACAGCCGAGCAGCGCAAGAGCTGGGTGCCGCGGCTGGCGTCGATGGATGTCATCGCCAGCTACTGTCTGACCGAGCCCGGGGCCGGATCGGACGCCAGCGCGCTGCGCACCCGCGCGGTCAGGAGCGGCTCAGACTACGTGCTCGACGGTGTCAAGCAGTTCATCTCCGGCGCGGGCGCGTCGGATGTGTATGTGGTGATGGCGCGCACCGGCTCAGAGGGGCCGCGCGGGATATCGGCGTTCGTCGTCGAAAAGGGCAGTCCCGGGCTGAGTTTCGGCGCCCATGAGCAGAAGATGGGCTGGAACGCGCAGCCCACGGCACAGGTGGTGCTGGACGGGGTACGGGTGCCGGCCGATGCGATGCTTGGCGGCGCCGACGGCGAGGGCGGCGGCTTCTCGATCGCGATGAACGGGCTCAACGGCGGCCGGATCAACATCGCGGCGTGCTCGCTGGGCGGGGCGCAGGCCGCGTTCGACAAGGCGGTGTCCTACGTGTCCCAGCGGGAGGCGTTCGGTGCCGTGCTGCTCGACGAGCCGACCATCCGGTTCACGTTGGCCGACATGGCCACCGCGCTGGAGACCTCGCGAATGCTGTTGTGGCGCGCGGCAACGGCGTTGGATCAGGACGCCGACGACAAGGTCGAGCTGTGCGCGATGGCCAAGCGGTATGTCACCGACGCCTGTTTTGACGTCGCCGACAAGGCGCTGCAGTTGCACGGCGGATACGGCTATCTGCGCGAGTATGGTCTGGAGAAGATCGTGCGTGACCTGCGGGTGCATCGCATTCTGGAGGGCACCAACGAAATCATGCGCGTGGTCATTGGCCGGGCCGAAGCTGCCCGGGCCCGCGCCGGCACGTAG